A single Macadamia integrifolia cultivar HAES 741 unplaced genomic scaffold, SCU_Mint_v3 scaffold2550, whole genome shotgun sequence DNA region contains:
- the LOC122066733 gene encoding uncharacterized protein LOC122066733, producing MWSSAIGFRGQKDLVSVFSKLVFIDDTDDAEGLERLKNLVAKFHTLSYAGNPQTLLCETSHHHVFGLSSALSSAVVLEAILKSIALKNVRLCSSSSGGGVSDYRWSIPIVIVAQFLTIAVGNFSIIYRWLSLLIHTEGQEGIRENVKKFNLQKELEYLKVKTLPFRFLKKNLVFQVGIESIIDVLIRTQMGLYICSSIFIGLPIYNVKKLILRVYIILFGRKFHDPTNETGIMFFVGEALTLWNWISKMAMKDMMRWTNRYKGDNPTDHLIQLIISKCPPPHPSSASKLEGAFLFIRKLEATGEEFLWENVDDDFMSFFNKYGYRVSCVSVLVLSRILAKLMPAASCGESSLMYNLLEEALNESFETIYFVDQNTIPSSSMLDEARWSSAKDVWVNWKNPNNWFRSKIISPVLIKSRLLIKKSEEESESEILDHVLGFLECPINAAKEIFGHNFHELVDQSLLATSLAEQHMSLIAIEFSIICKFIREEQNFGSVKDLFDFMEDCFAKMLYFTLHRLPMAILKEIEGENGKEISEGRVRKAFKFLCKLELLGDTIEWSWPPQFDPKSHQANDAQSTTIGQAEPPSQTSNTTTTTADDGDDDTIREIGSDEIV from the exons ATGTGGTCATCTGCTATAGGGTTTAGAGGCCAAAAAGATTTGGTCAGTGTTTTTTCTAAACTTGTATTTATTGATGATACGGATGATGCAGAGGGTCTTGAGAGATTAAAAAATCTAGTAGCGAAGTTTCATACACTCAGTTATGCAGGAAACCCTCAGACATTGTTATGTGAAACTTCACATCATCATGTTTTTGGCTTGTCATCTGCCCTTTCTTCAGCAGTTGTCTTAGAAGCCATTCTAAAGTCGATTGCCCTAAAAAATGTGAGATTATGTAGCAgcagtagtggtggtggtgtttcTGACTACAGATGGTCGATTCCCATTGTAATTGTGGCCCAATTTCTAACCATTGCAGTCGGTAATTTTTCCATCATCTATAGATGGCTTTCTTTACTCATCCACACTGAAGGCCAAGAAGGTATCCgtgaaaatgtaaaaaaatttaatttacaAAAAGAATTAGAATACTTGAAGGTGAAGACCTTACCTTTTAGATTCCTCAAGAAAAACCTCGTCTTTCAAGTTGGCATAGAATCCATCATCGATGTGCTTATACGCACCCAAATGGGGTTGTACATATGCAGCAGTATCTTCATTGGGCTCCCAATTTACAATGTTAAGAAATTGATCTTGCGGGTATATATAATTCTATTTGGTCGTAAATTCCATGACCCCACAAATGAAACGGGCATAATGTTTTTTGTGGGTGAAGCTCTAACTTTATGGAATTGGATAAGTAAAATGGCCATGAAAGACATGATGAGATGGACAAATAGGTATAAGGGGGACAATCCAACTGATCATCTCATCCAATTAATAATATCTAAATGTCCTCCTCCTCACCCTTCTTCTGCTTCTAAATTAGAAGGTGCCTTCCTCTTCATAAGAAAATTAGAAGCTACAGGGGAAGAATTTTTGTGGGAAAATGTTGATGATGATTTCATGtcatttttcaataaatatGGATACAGAGTTTCCTGCGTATCAGTGTTGGTTCTTTCGAGAATTCTTGCAAAATTGATGCCTGCAGCTTCTTGTGGGGAATCATCTCTAATGTACAACTTATTAGAAGAAGCCTTAAATGAGTCATTTGAAACCATTTATTTTGTCGACCAAAACACCATTCCCAGCAGCAGCATGTTAGATGAAGCAAGATGGAGCTCAGCAAAAGATGTGTGGGTGAATTGGAAGAATCCCAACAATTGGTTCCGAAGTAAGATCATCTCTCCTGTATTAATCAAAAGTCGCTTATTGATTAAGAAATCCGAGGAGGAATCCGAATCAGAGATACTAGATCATGTCCTTGGGTTTCTCGAGTGCCCTATTAATGCTGCAAAAGAAATTTTTGGTCATAATTTTCATGAGTTAGTTGACCAATCTTTACTCGCTACTTCGTTGGCTGAACAACACATGAGTTTGATTGCAATTGAATTTTCAATCATTTGTAAATTCATTCGAGAGGAGCAGAATTTTGGATCGGTTAAGGATCTGTTTGATTTCATGGAAGATTGTTTTGCAAAGATGCTCTATTTTACCCTCCACCGTCTTCCAATGGCCATACTGAAGGAGATCGAAGGTGAGAATGGAAAGGAAATAAGTGAAGGAAGAGTTAGAAAAGCCTTCAAGTTCCTTTGTAAACTTGAGTTGTTAGGGGACACGATTGAATGGTCGTGGCCACCCCAATTTGACCCTAAAAGTCATCAAGCAAATGATGCCCAGTCGACGACAATTGGTCAAGCGGAGCCACCTAGCCAAACTAGTAacactactactactactgcaG atgatggtgatgatgatacGATTCGAGAAATCGGATCTGATGAGATTGTTTGA